In Methanosphaera sp. ISO3-F5, a genomic segment contains:
- a CDS encoding ABC transporter ATP-binding protein yields MKDFDKNKRGDILSRITNDVDSLQTGITSTFLQFMTAVITIIGVFLMMISINVMLTLLTIILVPLSFIIISFIMKRSQRYYKDQLVYKGMINAQIEETFSGHDIIRTFNQEKDSVKLFKKDNEKWYNYEWKSQFYSSLMGPVINFISNLSYVIIAVLGAILVLERSIAVGDILAFFQYIQNFTQPIQQITRVMNLVQTALAATERIFEFLEIDIEENNSISEIKDISDEISFEHVEFAYDDTPVINDLTFKAKKGEKIALVGHTGAGKTTIIKLLMRFYDVDGGEIKIDGVNIECYDKNSLRSLVGMVLQDTWLFSDTIKENIRYGNLEANDEEIKRAAKIAYADNFITQLPEGYDTVLNEDTDNISAGQKQLLTIARTILSDKKILILDEATSSIDTRTEKLIQDAMDRLTENKTSFIIAHRLSTIKNADKILVIDDGRIIEVGTHEELIELPDGYYNKLYKQFESEGEVS; encoded by the coding sequence ATGAAAGATTTTGATAAAAATAAAAGAGGAGACATATTATCAAGAATAACTAATGATGTAGATTCCTTACAGACAGGCATAACTTCAACATTTCTACAGTTTATGACGGCAGTAATTACAATTATTGGTGTGTTCTTGATGATGATAAGCATTAACGTAATGCTTACATTATTAACAATAATACTTGTACCATTATCCTTTATAATTATTAGTTTCATTATGAAACGTTCACAGAGATATTATAAGGATCAACTAGTATACAAGGGAATGATAAATGCCCAAATTGAGGAAACATTCAGTGGACATGACATTATACGAACATTTAATCAAGAAAAAGATTCTGTTAAATTATTCAAAAAGGATAATGAAAAATGGTACAACTATGAATGGAAATCCCAGTTCTATTCTAGTTTAATGGGACCTGTAATAAATTTTATTTCCAACTTATCCTATGTTATAATAGCTGTTCTTGGAGCAATACTAGTATTAGAAAGAAGTATTGCTGTAGGAGACATTCTTGCATTCTTCCAGTATATCCAGAATTTCACACAACCAATACAACAGATTACAAGAGTAATGAATCTTGTGCAAACAGCTTTAGCAGCTACAGAAAGAATATTTGAATTCCTAGAAATAGATATTGAAGAAAATAATTCAATTTCAGAAATAAAAGACATATCTGATGAAATATCATTCGAACATGTAGAATTTGCTTATGATGACACACCAGTGATTAATGATTTGACATTCAAGGCAAAAAAGGGAGAAAAAATTGCATTAGTTGGTCATACAGGTGCTGGAAAAACCACTATCATAAAACTATTAATGAGATTTTATGATGTTGATGGTGGAGAAATAAAAATAGATGGTGTGAATATAGAGTGTTATGATAAAAATAGTTTAAGATCTCTGGTTGGAATGGTATTGCAAGATACTTGGTTGTTTAGTGATACCATTAAAGAAAATATAAGGTATGGAAATTTAGAAGCCAATGATGAAGAGATTAAGCGTGCCGCAAAGATTGCATATGCTGATAATTTCATCACACAATTACCTGAAGGGTACGATACTGTTTTAAATGAAGATACTGATAATATTTCAGCAGGTCAAAAACAGTTATTAACTATTGCAAGAACCATACTGTCTGATAAAAAAATTCTCATACTGGATGAAGCTACTTCCAGTATAGATACTAGGACAGAAAAATTAATCCAAGATGCTATGGACAGGTTAACAGAGAATAAAACAAGTTTTATTATTGCTCATAGACTATCAACTATAAAGAATGCTGATAAGATATTAGTTATTGATGATGGTAGAATAATTGAAGTAGGAACTCATGAAGAATTAATAGAATTACCAGATGGTTATTATAATAAACTGTATAAGCAATTTGAATCAGAAGGAGAAGTAAGTTAA
- a CDS encoding nitroreductase family protein, with translation MNLMDVILSRRSVRNYVDEDIDDDVLDRILEAGLLAPTSRNRKPCEFIVVKDKDVLKQLSESKASGSGMLAGCNVAIVVIADSDKADTWIEDSSIAMAYMDLMANYYGIGCCWCQSHLRFSGDGVKSEDVVRNILSLENKYRIVGILSLGVKEFDLEPHTLSEIDKNKVKYIK, from the coding sequence ATGAATTTAATGGATGTTATTCTTAGTAGAAGAAGTGTTCGTAATTATGTTGATGAGGATATTGATGATGATGTTTTAGATAGGATTTTAGAGGCTGGTTTACTTGCTCCTACTAGTCGTAATAGGAAGCCTTGTGAGTTTATTGTTGTGAAGGATAAAGATGTTTTAAAGCAGTTGTCTGAATCTAAGGCTTCTGGTTCTGGTATGCTTGCTGGTTGTAATGTTGCTATTGTTGTTATTGCTGATAGTGATAAGGCGGATACTTGGATTGAAGATTCTTCTATTGCAATGGCTTATATGGATTTAATGGCTAATTATTATGGTATTGGTTGTTGTTGGTGTCAGTCTCATTTAAGATTTTCTGGTGATGGTGTGAAATCTGAGGATGTTGTTAGAAATATTTTGTCTTTAGAAAATAAGTATCGTATTGTTGGTATTTTATCTTTGGGAGTTAAAGAGTTTGATTTGGAACCTCATACTTTGTCTGAGATTGATAAAAATAAGGTAAAATATATTAAATGA
- a CDS encoding DUF4411 family protein — protein sequence MNNPKYLIDTNIFLRFQSGQQYDKDCFPTQYQNFIKLLKEGTAVSIDKVKNELNDEIFCKDHEYCFKDSIDNEISDTYNTLRSKYPDYFNNYALESPDDADPYIITYAYHNNLCIVTQDEYQSTATRQSNINKYHIPNLCESLGGTCIDNKDKKENIETYTSGFGCICFTELIRIEKLME from the coding sequence ATGAACAATCCAAAATATTTGATTGATACCAATATTTTCCTCAGATTCCAAAGCGGTCAACAATACGATAAAGACTGTTTTCCAACCCAATACCAAAACTTCATCAAACTACTAAAAGAAGGAACAGCAGTATCCATAGATAAAGTTAAAAACGAATTAAACGATGAAATTTTCTGTAAAGATCATGAATACTGCTTTAAAGACAGTATAGATAATGAAATTTCAGACACATACAATACACTACGTAGCAAATACCCTGATTACTTTAATAATTATGCATTAGAAAGTCCAGATGATGCAGATCCATATATTATAACATATGCCTATCATAACAATTTATGCATAGTAACACAAGACGAATACCAGTCAACAGCAACCAGACAATCCAATATCAACAAGTACCACATACCTAACCTATGTGAATCATTAGGTGGAACATGCATAGACAATAAAGATAAAAAAGAAAATATTGAAACATATACCTCCGGATTTGGATGCATATGCTTTACAGAATTAATTAGAATAGAAAAATTAATGGAATAA
- a CDS encoding ABC transporter ATP-binding protein — translation MKNIIKIFNRQLFKLILIVIFLIIEVYCDLTLPSYTADIVNRGIQNTDFNLITSIGMNMMLMVAFSVLATIVVSYVSSILSSSYARDLREELFSKILKFSNHELNKFSRASLITRSTNDVSQIQHILGIMFRTLLFAPILAIGSMIKVFEIKSNLSWIIFLAFISVVILLIVVIWNVIPYFKRTQEIVDNINRVSREILIGIPVIKAFVRQKYENQRFEKENKDYYNVNLHVYRTMLILIPAMNLILNLMIVLILYFGTFDALNGLLLTGDLIAFVQYSTQMVASFIMIGGFLIMLPRVLVSANRIEDVLKTDETIIDGTIKDSSEHEILEFRNVSYTYPGAEKETLHNINFKLYPGKTTAIIGGTGSGKSTIMNLIPRLQDVSSGEILINNININKYNLQSLREKLSLAPQKAILFSGTVKSNLLMGKEDADEKEMYTAIENAQASEFIDNLDMKVSQGGSNFSGGQKQRLSIARAIIGEHKFYLFDDCFSALDVSTEKLLRDKLKSITRNSAVLIVSQRISSIKDADEIIVLNKGEIVDKGRHEELRERCHFYQEIISSQIEYR, via the coding sequence ATGAAAAACATTATTAAAATTTTTAATAGACAACTATTTAAACTAATATTAATAGTAATTTTTCTAATAATTGAAGTATACTGCGACTTAACATTACCATCATATACTGCAGATATTGTTAACAGGGGTATTCAAAATACTGATTTTAACCTTATTACCAGTATTGGTATGAATATGATGTTAATGGTTGCCTTCTCTGTATTAGCCACTATTGTAGTATCATATGTGTCAAGTATTCTTTCATCATCTTATGCTAGAGATTTAAGAGAAGAACTATTTTCGAAAATTCTTAAGTTTTCAAATCATGAATTAAACAAGTTTTCCAGAGCTTCACTTATCACCAGAAGTACTAATGATGTAAGTCAAATACAACACATCCTTGGGATAATGTTCAGAACATTACTATTTGCTCCTATCCTTGCAATTGGCAGTATGATTAAAGTGTTTGAAATCAAATCCAACCTTTCATGGATTATATTCTTAGCTTTCATATCTGTTGTAATTCTCTTAATTGTTGTTATATGGAATGTTATTCCTTATTTTAAGAGAACACAGGAAATTGTGGATAATATTAACAGAGTATCCCGAGAAATATTAATTGGTATTCCAGTTATAAAAGCTTTTGTTAGACAAAAATATGAGAATCAACGATTTGAAAAAGAGAACAAGGATTATTATAATGTTAACTTGCACGTATATAGGACAATGCTGATTCTTATACCTGCCATGAATTTGATTCTTAACCTTATGATAGTACTTATATTATACTTTGGAACTTTCGATGCACTAAATGGTTTACTACTTACTGGAGATCTAATTGCATTTGTTCAATATTCAACCCAGATGGTAGCCTCTTTTATTATGATAGGCGGATTTCTTATCATGCTACCCCGTGTACTAGTATCTGCAAATCGTATCGAAGATGTTCTTAAAACAGATGAAACAATAATCGATGGAACAATAAAAGATTCCTCGGAACATGAAATCTTAGAATTTAGGAATGTATCATATACTTATCCAGGAGCTGAAAAAGAGACTTTGCATAACATCAACTTTAAACTCTATCCCGGTAAAACTACTGCAATAATTGGTGGAACAGGTAGTGGAAAATCAACCATTATGAATTTGATTCCAAGATTACAGGACGTGTCTTCTGGAGAAATTTTAATTAACAATATTAATATTAATAAATATAACTTACAATCCCTTAGAGAAAAATTATCATTGGCTCCTCAAAAAGCAATATTGTTTAGTGGAACAGTAAAATCCAACCTTCTTATGGGTAAGGAGGATGCTGATGAAAAAGAAATGTATACTGCTATAGAAAATGCACAGGCAAGTGAATTTATAGATAATTTAGATATGAAAGTATCACAGGGAGGATCAAATTTTTCTGGTGGACAAAAACAGAGATTATCCATTGCCCGTGCAATCATAGGAGAACATAAGTTTTACTTGTTTGATGATTGCTTCTCTGCATTGGATGTTTCTACAGAAAAACTATTAAGAGATAAATTGAAGAGCATTACCCGAAATAGTGCAGTTTTAATAGTATCACAACGTATAAGTTCTATTAAAGATGCTGATGAAATAATTGTGTTAAATAAGGGTGAAATTGTTGATAAAGGAAGACATGAAGAACTACGTGAAAGATGTCATTTTTATCAAGAAATTATTTCTTCACAAATAGAGTATAGGTGA
- a CDS encoding DEAD/DEAH box helicase: protein MKFGLSWWGENWLNALQGVDLTNRIPRGKSYANTGKVYDIEINDNIVTAKVTGKSYNYYDVTISFRTFNEKQIETILETVKSNEYILSSLLNHKLPKQLHEALYEKGIQVFPTSIEYIDPECDCPDYAYICKHIAGVIYMISHEVDKDPFQVFKLQGCDLLKLLEYKSTSNNIKNISELFIYDNDNETIEKEIDFSRIKDLKENIFFLLNDNPLFFEKNFKTVLNSIYVSMERFVKKFVDKYERYEANGYEPYYRFSGHTFVNIDKNVDDITAFLDNIFLKEWNYPNQWETLQINLNNKYNIDKIVTGNDSLLTEYPCEELLFTFLTELSKTEYKNMNKNIETLNTIYQFSLELVKKHSIIPELFESNQDYHIRWIPAVFDEEINKIINSIANNCPEDLLTYDNSVLSRKDQIITLVSLIINGLFHKFKRFGLTQAMSKLYEKSVVKLFLGEPRTFSKFEESGYENLINQWLSKFVLSSRDYDLYLVINEEENDSFKVDVEVNLNDKGMKNIQEVISETIDDNIKLQLLSDIYIINEVFPDVNNMLNFKEVNYDLDEFSKFFMDTLPLFEILGINIILPKNLNKIFKPKLSLEIAANKNEKSYLTFNDIVKFDWKVVLGSTNCSIEEFNELVEKSRGLVKIANDYVILDENETKTLIKHIEKLPQKLNKNELLKAVLSKQINYAEVEVDDNINNMLENLNNNIDVDIPENLNAQLRPYQEVGFSWLVQNIKTGFGSILADDMGLGKTLQVLTTVLYLKNNGMLSKGKILIVAPTSLLTNWQQEINRFTPTLSSYIYHGSSRKFPDKEYDIYLTSYGVIRRDVEKFNEQKWFLTVVDEAQNIKNPNTQQTLAVKSIKSRNKIALSGTPVENRLSEYWSIFDFINKGYLTSLKKFRENYIVPIEKERNQNVLNNFKLITQPFILRRLKSDKNIINDLPDKITNDIYCSLTKNQAAIYKETLDTLILELDKSDGIQRKGIVLKLINSLKQICNHPSQYTKSNKYSIEESGKMEVLINILENIIESNEKVLIFTQYVEMGNIMKKLIEERLKEEVLFLHGSLSRNKRDKLVNKFQNNSQSKIFIVSLKAGGTGLNLTAASNVIHYDLWWNPAVENQATDRAYRIGQKDNVMVYRFITNGTFEERINEMIKDKEELAELTVSSGEKFITEMNDDELKEMLTLRKTD, encoded by the coding sequence ATGAAATTTGGGTTAAGTTGGTGGGGAGAAAACTGGTTAAATGCTCTACAAGGAGTTGACCTAACAAACAGAATCCCCCGAGGAAAATCATATGCAAATACTGGTAAAGTATACGATATTGAAATAAATGATAACATTGTTACAGCAAAAGTAACAGGAAAATCATACAATTACTATGATGTAACAATAAGTTTCAGAACATTTAATGAAAAACAAATAGAAACTATACTAGAAACCGTGAAATCAAATGAGTACATCCTATCCTCATTATTAAATCATAAACTACCAAAACAGTTACATGAAGCACTTTACGAAAAAGGAATACAAGTATTTCCCACATCAATAGAATACATAGACCCTGAATGTGATTGTCCAGATTATGCATACATATGCAAACACATTGCAGGCGTAATTTATATGATATCCCATGAAGTGGATAAGGACCCATTTCAAGTGTTTAAACTTCAGGGATGTGACTTACTTAAATTACTAGAATATAAATCTACTAGTAACAATATAAAAAACATATCCGAATTATTCATTTACGACAATGATAATGAAACAATTGAAAAAGAAATAGATTTTTCAAGAATTAAAGATTTAAAAGAGAACATATTTTTCTTATTAAATGATAACCCATTATTTTTTGAAAAAAACTTTAAAACAGTATTAAACAGTATCTATGTTTCAATGGAACGCTTTGTGAAAAAGTTTGTTGATAAATATGAACGCTACGAAGCAAATGGTTATGAACCATATTATAGATTTTCTGGACATACATTTGTTAATATTGATAAAAATGTAGATGATATCACTGCATTCTTAGATAATATTTTCCTAAAAGAATGGAACTATCCTAATCAGTGGGAAACATTACAAATTAACCTAAATAATAAGTACAACATTGATAAAATTGTTACAGGAAATGATTCGCTGCTCACTGAATACCCCTGTGAAGAATTATTATTCACATTTTTAACGGAACTAAGTAAAACAGAATATAAAAATATGAATAAAAATATTGAAACATTAAATACAATCTACCAATTTAGCTTAGAATTAGTTAAAAAGCATTCAATTATTCCAGAATTATTTGAGAGTAACCAGGATTACCATATTCGCTGGATTCCAGCCGTATTTGATGAAGAAATTAACAAAATAATTAACAGTATTGCGAATAATTGTCCGGAAGACTTACTTACATATGATAATAGTGTATTATCACGAAAAGATCAAATTATAACATTAGTTAGTTTAATAATAAACGGATTATTTCATAAATTTAAGAGATTTGGCCTAACACAGGCAATGAGCAAATTATATGAAAAAAGTGTTGTGAAACTATTTCTTGGAGAACCAAGGACTTTCAGTAAATTTGAAGAATCAGGGTATGAAAATCTTATAAATCAATGGTTATCCAAGTTTGTACTAAGTTCAAGAGACTATGATTTATACCTTGTAATTAATGAGGAAGAAAATGATTCATTTAAAGTGGATGTTGAAGTTAACCTTAATGACAAGGGTATGAAAAATATTCAGGAAGTTATCAGTGAAACAATTGATGATAATATAAAATTACAATTGTTGAGTGATATTTATATCATTAATGAAGTATTTCCAGACGTAAATAACATGCTTAACTTTAAGGAAGTTAATTATGATTTAGATGAGTTTTCAAAATTCTTTATGGATACTTTGCCGTTATTTGAAATTCTAGGAATAAACATTATTCTTCCTAAAAATCTTAACAAAATATTTAAACCTAAATTATCTTTAGAAATAGCTGCAAACAAGAATGAAAAAAGTTATCTGACATTTAATGATATTGTTAAGTTTGATTGGAAGGTTGTTCTTGGCAGCACTAATTGCAGTATAGAAGAATTTAATGAATTAGTTGAAAAATCTAGGGGATTAGTTAAGATAGCTAATGATTATGTTATTCTTGATGAAAACGAGACTAAGACATTAATTAAACATATTGAAAAGCTTCCACAGAAATTAAATAAAAATGAGCTTCTTAAGGCTGTTCTTAGTAAGCAGATTAATTATGCTGAAGTTGAAGTTGATGATAACATAAACAATATGCTTGAAAATCTTAATAATAATATTGACGTGGACATTCCTGAGAATCTTAATGCACAGCTTAGACCTTACCAGGAAGTTGGTTTTTCTTGGCTTGTACAGAATATTAAAACAGGTTTTGGTTCTATTCTAGCAGATGATATGGGTCTTGGAAAGACATTACAAGTTCTTACAACAGTCTTGTATCTTAAGAATAATGGAATGCTGAGTAAGGGTAAAATTTTGATTGTTGCTCCTACCAGTTTGCTTACAAATTGGCAACAGGAGATTAACCGGTTTACTCCAACATTATCCAGTTATATTTATCATGGTTCTTCGAGGAAGTTTCCTGATAAAGAGTATGATATTTATTTAACTTCATATGGTGTGATTAGGCGTGATGTTGAAAAGTTCAATGAACAGAAATGGTTTTTAACTGTTGTTGATGAAGCTCAGAATATTAAAAATCCTAACACCCAACAGACTCTTGCAGTTAAGTCCATTAAATCAAGAAATAAGATTGCTTTAAGTGGAACTCCTGTGGAAAATAGGTTATCAGAGTATTGGAGCATTTTTGATTTCATTAATAAGGGTTATCTTACTTCATTAAAGAAGTTTAGAGAAAATTATATTGTTCCAATAGAAAAAGAACGTAATCAGAATGTTTTGAACAACTTTAAACTTATTACACAACCATTCATCCTCAGACGTTTGAAGAGTGATAAGAACATTATTAATGACTTACCAGATAAGATAACTAATGATATTTACTGTAGTTTAACTAAGAATCAAGCAGCAATATATAAGGAAACACTTGACACATTAATACTTGAATTAGATAAATCCGATGGAATTCAAAGAAAAGGAATTGTTTTGAAATTAATTAACTCCTTAAAACAAATCTGTAATCATCCATCACAGTATACTAAGAGCAATAAGTACAGTATTGAAGAATCCGGAAAGATGGAAGTGTTAATAAATATATTAGAGAATATTATAGAATCTAATGAGAAAGTTTTAATATTCACCCAATATGTTGAAATGGGAAATATTATGAAGAAACTTATTGAAGAAAGATTAAAAGAGGAAGTGTTGTTCTTACATGGATCTCTTTCACGTAATAAACGTGACAAGTTAGTAAACAAATTCCAGAACAATTCTCAGTCAAAAATATTTATCGTATCCTTAAAAGCTGGAGGAACTGGTCTTAACCTTACGGCTGCAAGCAATGTTATACACTACGATTTATGGTGGAATCCTGCAGTAGAAAATCAGGCTACTGATCGTGCTTACCGTATAGGACAAAAAGATAATGTTATGGTTTATCGTTTTATAACAAATGGTACATTTGAAGAAAGAATTAATGAAATGATTAAGGATAAGGAAGAATTAGCAGAACTTACTGTAAGTAGTGGTGAGAAATTCATTACAGAAATGAATGATGATGAATTAAAAGAAATGTTAACCTTGAGAAAAACAGATTAA
- a CDS encoding XRE family transcriptional regulator, with protein MSQSITVNPKWIIWSRKSLNYTLKSASKKLKITEYTLAQWESTGELTYKNMNKLAKLYDVSPLLFLNNTPPPEIEQYIKDYRTMNDKRILSSPEILKEIKHAKRKRMLLLDIADNLNKDLTFKYYQEKAPNKTTIISTIKESLDINAVKLNEYTIDDWIREFESLNILIFKFYNIKPEDINGYAFNNKKLPIIGINNRNSNKEKIFSLFNEYAHLLIGKDGISGDYNREKEEELCNSIASEILLPAKEIKKINISNINSVIRIISTRYNVGMENILYRLNKLNYLTDEELEEQLLKRVYNKETENKTEKEPEEKEEPKKDKPKKKRNYKQQRLKTMASKNLNQNGHLFVELLLEAYDEELINDLDLSNELGIPHTVIPYVINKLNGGRR; from the coding sequence ATGTCACAAAGCATAACCGTAAATCCCAAATGGATAATCTGGTCAAGAAAATCATTAAACTACACCCTAAAATCAGCAAGCAAAAAACTAAAAATAACAGAATACACCCTCGCACAATGGGAATCCACAGGAGAACTAACCTACAAAAACATGAACAAACTAGCAAAACTATACGATGTAAGCCCACTACTCTTTCTAAACAACACCCCACCACCAGAAATAGAACAATACATCAAAGACTACCGAACAATGAACGACAAACGAATACTATCAAGCCCAGAAATACTGAAAGAAATAAAACACGCAAAACGAAAAAGAATGCTACTACTAGACATAGCAGACAATTTAAACAAAGACCTAACATTCAAATACTACCAAGAAAAAGCACCAAACAAAACAACAATAATATCCACAATAAAAGAATCATTAGACATAAATGCAGTAAAACTAAATGAATACACAATAGACGATTGGATACGAGAATTTGAATCATTAAACATACTCATATTCAAATTCTACAACATAAAACCAGAAGACATAAACGGATATGCATTTAACAACAAAAAATTACCAATCATAGGAATAAACAATAGAAACTCAAATAAAGAAAAAATATTCTCACTATTCAACGAATACGCACACTTACTCATAGGAAAAGATGGAATAAGCGGAGACTATAACAGAGAAAAAGAAGAAGAACTATGTAACTCAATCGCATCAGAAATACTGCTCCCAGCAAAAGAAATAAAGAAAATAAACATAAGCAATATCAACTCAGTAATCAGAATAATATCCACAAGATATAACGTAGGAATGGAAAACATATTATACCGACTAAACAAACTAAATTACCTAACCGATGAAGAACTAGAAGAACAACTACTAAAAAGAGTATATAACAAAGAAACCGAAAACAAAACTGAAAAAGAACCTGAAGAAAAAGAAGAACCTAAAAAAGATAAACCTAAAAAGAAAAGAAACTATAAACAACAACGCCTGAAAACAATGGCATCAAAAAATTTAAACCAAAACGGACACCTATTCGTAGAACTACTACTAGAAGCATACGATGAAGAACTAATAAACGACTTAGACTTATCAAATGAACTGGGAATTCCACATACTGTAATTCCATATGTTATCAACAAATTAAATGGAGGAAGACGATGA
- a CDS encoding nuclear transport factor 2 family protein, whose product MAKHVSLMFDNNFEGVEKEVVDKLVQLQKALLNKDIEKLDELFDDSFLLIRGSGRQETKTEFLKDISEDVLHYRESKIQIPSIKLKENKASIITIVDLRTCLLGVQSIWNLDSKFKLRKIDGDWRFVKWDTSYTPKKHEDE is encoded by the coding sequence ATGGCAAAACATGTAAGCTTAATGTTTGATAACAATTTTGAAGGAGTAGAAAAAGAAGTAGTAGACAAACTAGTTCAACTACAAAAAGCACTACTAAACAAAGACATAGAAAAACTAGATGAACTATTTGATGACTCATTCCTACTAATAAGAGGATCAGGAAGACAAGAAACAAAAACAGAATTCCTAAAAGACATATCAGAAGATGTTCTGCATTACAGGGAATCCAAAATACAAATACCATCAATAAAACTCAAAGAAAACAAAGCATCCATAATCACAATAGTAGACCTAAGAACATGTTTACTAGGAGTACAAAGCATATGGAACCTAGACTCAAAATTCAAACTAAGAAAAATTGATGGAGACTGGCGCTTCGTAAAATGGGACACATCATACACACCAAAAAAACACGAAGATGAATAA